AACagggatcaattcacggctgagggcccaaataACTTAATAATAATGTTCAAATAATTCCTttcaaaacacaaggatttagagcaacggctgaaggccttacttaagtaaaattaaaatatcttctcagcTAAGGactcaaataatatttcagatcagcaaaggaaattctttaaaaggcaagaaTTTACCAATTTCGGCTAAAAACCATagtaaggaaaatttaaattaatatctCGGCTGAAAgctcaataatatttcaacataataaatgggaacctttaaagacaagcatttacccagtacaacagaaaaccatcttaagaaaacttgaaatatcttgatgGCCGAATgccccaaacaattattcaaaataattaaagacaaaccttaaataagcatttacacagtacagctgaaggccatatactgaacatagaacagacaaaattaaaacacggctgaaggcctggcacagtacttgcgaaaaaaaaaatcacaatcccaaacactagaacagtggtgctcagaaatgttccaagggtcggcctggggaggaaactctaacaacagtttaggtgagacagacagccaggcataacactaaataatcggaaGGGAGcacgacctacggacggctgaagaaccaaccaacaacctaatcagttcCCTTCCACCTGAACAACGACATGACAACCAAAATATCAGTAAGGACGAGGATCGCAGCAGTACTATGTCTCAATAATTGgcatctaaacacagtcaaggcacaataaccactcaacgAAAAAGGGGGAACAACATCAAACTTTGGAACTAAatgccgtgccagacagcatcaacacggcgagagaaacacactgccggaaaactgcgCCAACGACCAGGGCAGGCAACCGGAATGTTAACgggcacaaggcagaagatactgctggtgcacttcactcataaattataatcatttcaaaaatTAAACATCGTACAGGAAGACGACTGCAAAATTTTGCCAAATCCAGCACGCCACCAcgttgctgcttgtgggaacagcacaggaagcaacaaccagcaatcaacaaagagatgtcacagcagttgagatttcataacaggttcactgattactgaaCTCCAGTACGCAGGttcagctagtgccacacaactctgACCGCACGTGCACGCCACCAGCAGCCCTGGCCTGACGTCACGCCGTAGAGAccgaggccaacgagaaagacaggcccCGGCGCGTGAACGTGACGTCACACTCGGCGTCTTGATTTGCTAGTGGAAGCAACGTGTGTGAAAGAGCATTGCTTTTTGCTGCGTTGTTTTTCGTACAACAAAAGTGGAGTTTAACTAAGTGCATCAACAGAATACGTGTGTATATGTGAATGTGTGGTGGTGATGCATCCACAATTTGTTATATTTACGGTGTTGTGTGCGAAACCTTGATAATTGTAAGCAAGGTATGTTAACCTCAAATGCGTCTTCGTTTACTACTTTAGAAGATTCTAACCGTCTGTGTGTGTTTATCCTGACGTGATTATGAGATCTTACACCTCACTGTAACTTCGAGGTAATGTATTGAAATACGGTTTCATTTTATTTCTAGATCTGGAACTCTTGAAATGCCACGTCGATGTAGTGTGTTCGGCTGTCGGTCGAATTATGATTCCGAAACAGAGAGAACGACTACATTTTCTTTGCCATCTGACGAGAGTCGACGTGCACTGTGGCTTCGAAATATCCCAACAGACTTAACCAAACtaaaacggccaaatatttgtgtAAAACACTTTGATGAATCATGTGTGATTCGAGTGgacataattatggacagaggaCAACTGAAAGAATTTCCCAGAATAATCCCAAAACTCACCGAAAATGCTGTGCCAACTATTTTTCCAAACACTCCCTCATACTGTTCTAAATCAACTACAAAAGAGAGACGTCTTGCTGATGTGGAAGACGATAATCTTAAAAAAGCTATTCAAGACAGTATTGAGTCAAACAACTTACACCTCCAACAAAATTCACTTTCGTGTCTCaatgatatttctgtatttctagaaGGCCAGAAAATTTGCAGCAACAAGTGGTCTGTGATTAGAGATGATGGAAAATTGCATATCTGTCTTTTGGGATTAGACAGGGGAATACCTTGTGTTACTGCATTCATCACTGTTAATAGTGATTTGAGCTTTAGAGTAAATGTTAGTGAAGGAATTCATTTTGCAATTAATGCATCCATCAATGATGTGAAGAAATTAACTTCCATAAAcgttttagaaaatgtaatgtCAATGGTTGAGAAAGGGGAAATTTTGCCTAGTGTTACAGATAAAATAAACTGTGCTGTCAATTGCTTGCAGACTATCCCAAATTATGATGAAAATGcacaactgaaatttattgtagaacaacTCCATGTATCACAAATCTCAAAAAACAACAGACACTATGGCAACACCACCATGATAGTGGCATGCTGCTTGTATGTACATTCTGTCAGTGCATACAATGCCTTGAGGAAATGTGATTTAATGTTTTTAGCCCACCCACGAACCCTGCAGAAACTAATTTGTAATTACCAGCTAGTCACTTCATCAGTTCAAACGAGTCCTTATTTAGAAAACAGGGTGAAATATTTAGAAAAACATGAGTTGTTAGTGTCTCTGTTGATAGATGAGATTTATGTGCAACCACAACTTTCATTTAAATCTGGCTCAATACATAAGAGTAGCTTTTTTCATCCTGAGACGTGTGCCAAAACAGCACAGGTTTTTATGGTCTCTTCCCTTTTATCTAAATATGTTGATGTTGTAGCAATTATACCAGTAGCTAATATGACAAGCGAAGAGCTGAAATCTTTGATCAGTAATGTTCTGTGCATGGTGGAAAGAGTGGGCTTCAAAGTTGTTAGTCTGATAGCAGATAACAACAGTGTAAACAGGAAGGCATATGAACTGTTCACCCCCAGTAGAATTCTCCAACCCAGTATTGAACACCCTCTAGATTCTTCCAGgaaactttttttcatgtttgacaCTGTACACATTCTGAAATGTATCAGGAACAATTGGCAGACAAAGAGAAGTATTAATAAAGTGTTACAGTTTCCTGATATGACTGGTCATTCAGTAATATTGACAGCACAGTACAAGCATTTGGAGCTGGTATATGAGAAAGAAAGAAACTCTTTAGTCAAATATGGCCACACACTATCAGCTAGAGTACTGTATCCATCgtctattcaaaaacaaaatgtgaaattagctttgaaaattttcaatgATAATAACAGTAGCTTTGAAACATGCAACAAAGGATATGCCTAATGTTACTGAGCACATAAATCAGACAGTGACTTTCCTTCAGGTAATTGTGAACTGGTGGAAGATTGTGAATGTTAGAAGTGTATTTGAAGGACAAAGATCCAATGATCCTTACAGAGAAGCCATCAGGAAGACAACAGACAATCAGGTGACATTTCTAAATAATCTGTGTCATTGGCTAAAAGTTTGGAGAGTATCTGTACCAATGAGTGGTGCTTTAACATCACAGACATTCCAGTCTTTAATATTAACAACTGAATCTTTTCTGCAGATAATTCCATACTTATTTGAGAAATATGACATTGACTACATATTGCTAGGAAAATTTCAAAGTGATGATTTAGAGGGCCGCTTTGGATGCTACCGACAGTTGAGTGGGGCAAATTACTACATTAGTTACATCCAAGttttagaaaatgaaagaaaattaagattAAAAAATGATGTACTGTTTGCAGCTCAAAATGATAATGTGCACTTGAAACACATAATTCCTGCCCAACAGCAGCTAGACTGTAATATTGACATTAGCATTTTTTCTGATATTATGGACATCACCTTCGGTATGGATGATGTTCCACCTAACATGTTACCAATTTTGACATACATAGGAGGTTATGCAGCTAGGAAAGCCATTCAGAAATCTAagtgtgacaaatgtactgaatGGTTGCAGCTGAACAAAGAAGTTGAGGTAGATTCTTCTTACAACTTCGTGAAGGAACTGGACAGGGGTAAACTGACTTTGCCTACAGAGACAGTAGTGATCACAGTTGGAATAGTGTGGCATACAGTCTCTctacttgtgaatgactttcttcagcaaTTTATGTCGTGTGGTAAACAGCTTTCCATTTCTCAGAAGATATGCATGTCAAAAGTTGTGAAAGCAGTGGATAATGCTGAATGTATGTGTTTGCTTCACAACACATTGTTAAGCAAACTGCAATATGTATCACTCTGTGCCAACAGGATACTCATtaacaattttgagaaaatgt
The nucleotide sequence above comes from Schistocerca piceifrons isolate TAMUIC-IGC-003096 chromosome 7, iqSchPice1.1, whole genome shotgun sequence. Encoded proteins:
- the LOC124804943 gene encoding uncharacterized protein LOC124804943, with product MIITVALKHATKDMPNVTEHINQTVTFLQVIVNWWKIVNVRSVFEGQRSNDPYREAIRKTTDNQVTFLNNLCHWLKVWRVSVPMSGALTSQTFQSLILTTESFLQIIPYLFEKYDIDYILLGKFQSDDLEGRFGCYRQLSGANYYISYIQVLENERKLRLKNDVLFAAQNDNVHLKHIIPAQQQLDCNIDISIFSDIMDITFGMDDVPPNMLPILTYIGGYAARKAIQKSKCDKCTEWLQLNKEVEVDSSYNFVKELDRGKLTLPTETVVITVGIVWHTVSLLVNDFLQQFMSCGKQLSISQKICMSKVVKAVDNAECMCLLHNTLLSKLQYVSLCANRILINNFEKMYNDKASKSKVDSRKVKKLRTDT